One part of the Geoanaerobacter pelophilus genome encodes these proteins:
- a CDS encoding PhnD/SsuA/transferrin family substrate-binding protein, translating into MKRFILFLAIIISFGLFPLVTDAAALPEADSKHYTFAVIPYYTPEKIWKLFTPFVDYLNKTTGQSWKLQLYNNHEEFVEDMCNGKISIALAGPVPLGRAYNKCGVKPMLVALGKSGKPSYHSVLITNDPEVRSISDLKGRKIGLFKGSTAAHILPVKMLKSSGVRLSETKPVFLESQDRIVSALMAGELSAGGMKEALYQRLGKANLRVLATSEEVPNFALAALPSLPAKVREKVVAELRMIKPLANANHAELVKNWDDEVKNGFTEPGKDFLPSILNLYSVFWEVTNELR; encoded by the coding sequence ATGAAGAGGTTTATTCTCTTTCTTGCCATAATAATATCTTTTGGCTTGTTCCCCTTGGTTACTGATGCAGCTGCTTTGCCTGAGGCAGACAGCAAGCACTATACCTTTGCCGTCATCCCGTACTACACCCCGGAAAAGATCTGGAAGCTGTTTACCCCTTTTGTCGATTATCTCAATAAGACAACTGGCCAGTCGTGGAAACTCCAGCTATATAACAACCATGAAGAGTTTGTTGAAGACATGTGCAATGGCAAGATATCGATTGCCCTGGCCGGTCCGGTGCCGCTTGGCAGGGCTTACAACAAGTGTGGCGTAAAACCGATGCTGGTCGCCCTCGGAAAGAGCGGCAAGCCATCTTATCACTCGGTTTTAATCACCAACGATCCGGAGGTCAGGAGTATTTCAGACCTGAAAGGTCGTAAGATCGGTTTGTTTAAAGGATCTACTGCGGCCCACATTCTACCGGTAAAAATGCTCAAGAGTTCCGGGGTAAGGCTTTCGGAGACCAAGCCGGTCTTCCTCGAAAGCCAGGATCGGATTGTGTCGGCGCTCATGGCAGGAGAGCTATCTGCCGGGGGAATGAAAGAGGCCCTGTACCAGCGACTCGGCAAAGCGAACCTCAGAGTGCTGGCAACCTCTGAGGAGGTCCCCAACTTCGCCTTGGCCGCCCTCCCCTCTTTACCAGCAAAGGTGCGAGAAAAAGTGGTTGCTGAATTACGGATGATCAAGCCGCTTGCAAACGCCAACCATGCAGAGCTTGTCAAAAACTGGGATGACGAGGTCAAAAACGGCTTTACCGAACCGGGCAAAGATTTTCTTCCGTCCATACTCAATCTCTACTCAGTTTTCTGGGAAGTAACCAATGAGCTTCGATAG